The proteins below are encoded in one region of Ornithinimicrobium avium:
- a CDS encoding lycopene cyclase family protein has protein sequence MRFDAAVVGLGPAGRALASRLVARGAAVLAVDPAPDALWRPTYGVWAEDLEGLPDDVTRSLVRRPQIRARGHHVLPREYAVLDNAAVQRALPLGAAEVRAERLGDEEVLALRREATVVVDARGARPAGGDVAARSQDRSPAQTAFGIVLAQEDAAPALEGAEGLIMDWRPDQVPGGHAEHGARPTFLYAIPLGDGTVLLEETCLAAAPGLPVQELKTRLRARLMARGVTAGAIEDPVAREIVWIPMRGRGTRTVGGVLAVGTAGRGGNVVTGYSVAHSLLRADALAARIVEGDPPRRVDPVTPADALREAGLRALLRLGPDGMLDLFDAFGRLPEERQRAFWSRAADAPDLAAAMWGMFSRMPARSRVQLARATLGP, from the coding sequence GTGAGGTTCGACGCGGCCGTCGTCGGGCTCGGCCCAGCCGGTCGGGCCCTCGCCTCGCGCCTGGTGGCGCGAGGCGCCGCGGTGCTCGCCGTCGACCCTGCGCCGGACGCCCTCTGGCGCCCGACCTACGGCGTCTGGGCCGAGGACCTGGAGGGCCTTCCCGACGACGTCACCCGCTCCCTGGTCCGGCGTCCGCAGATCCGGGCCCGCGGCCACCACGTGCTGCCGCGCGAGTATGCCGTGCTCGACAACGCCGCCGTGCAGCGTGCCCTGCCGCTGGGCGCGGCGGAGGTGCGCGCGGAGCGGCTGGGGGACGAGGAGGTCCTCGCGCTGCGCCGGGAGGCCACCGTGGTCGTGGACGCCCGCGGCGCCCGGCCGGCGGGTGGTGACGTCGCGGCCCGGTCCCAGGACCGCTCCCCTGCCCAGACCGCCTTCGGGATCGTCCTCGCGCAAGAGGACGCCGCCCCCGCCCTGGAGGGGGCCGAGGGGCTGATCATGGACTGGCGCCCCGACCAGGTCCCCGGAGGGCACGCGGAGCACGGCGCCCGGCCGACCTTCCTCTACGCCATCCCGCTGGGCGACGGGACCGTGCTGCTGGAGGAGACCTGTCTGGCGGCGGCTCCTGGTCTGCCGGTCCAGGAGCTGAAGACCAGGCTGCGGGCGCGGCTGATGGCGCGGGGTGTCACGGCGGGTGCGATCGAGGACCCGGTGGCCCGCGAGATCGTCTGGATCCCGATGCGCGGTCGTGGGACCCGCACCGTCGGCGGCGTGCTCGCGGTCGGCACGGCCGGGCGCGGCGGCAACGTGGTGACCGGCTATTCGGTCGCCCACTCCCTGCTCCGCGCCGACGCCCTGGCAGCACGCATCGTCGAGGGGGATCCGCCCCGCCGGGTCGACCCCGTGACACCCGCGGACGCTCTTCGGGAGGCCGGTCTGCGTGCCCTGCTGCGCCTGGGTCCCGACGGCATGCTCGACCTGTTCGACGCCTTCGGCCGGCTGCCCGAGGAACGGCAGCGGGCCTTCTGGTCCCGAGCGGCGGACGCCCCCGACCTGGCCGCCGCGATGTGGGGGATGTTCTCCCGGATGCCGGCGCGCTCCCGGGTGCAGCTGGCCCGGGCCACGCTGGGTCCGTGA
- a CDS encoding methyltransferase domain-containing protein, giving the protein MQLAEQFDRAAGRYDVLTRLNPGYHRALREAATALVSRLRGSSAPLRLWDLGCGSGLSTRALLDAAGTEVTVVGLDASAGMLEQAGTKDWPDGVRFVQARAQELPRVAAEELAGPADGVFAAYLLRNVPEDQRDATVAAIHDQVRPGGWVALQDYHVKGDTVASAVWTLVCWGVVMPLAVVLRGNPAIYRYLWRSVLDNDSTARLSSRLDRAGLTEQTWSTAGGWQRGILHTVLARRPG; this is encoded by the coding sequence ATGCAGCTTGCCGAGCAGTTCGACCGTGCCGCCGGGCGCTACGACGTGCTGACCAGGTTGAACCCCGGCTACCACCGGGCGCTGCGCGAGGCGGCCACCGCACTGGTGAGCAGGCTGCGCGGCAGCTCGGCACCGCTGCGCCTGTGGGACCTGGGCTGCGGGTCGGGGCTGTCCACCCGGGCCCTGCTCGACGCGGCCGGGACGGAGGTCACGGTCGTCGGTCTGGACGCCTCCGCCGGGATGCTCGAGCAGGCCGGGACCAAGGACTGGCCGGACGGCGTCCGGTTCGTGCAGGCCCGCGCCCAGGAGCTGCCGCGGGTCGCCGCCGAGGAGCTGGCCGGGCCGGCCGACGGGGTGTTCGCCGCCTACCTGCTGCGCAACGTCCCGGAGGACCAGCGGGACGCCACCGTCGCCGCGATCCACGACCAGGTGCGCCCCGGCGGCTGGGTGGCGCTGCAGGACTACCACGTCAAGGGCGACACCGTCGCGAGCGCGGTGTGGACCCTCGTCTGCTGGGGGGTGGTGATGCCGCTGGCGGTGGTGCTGCGCGGCAACCCGGCGATCTACCGCTACCTGTGGCGCAGCGTGCTCGACAACGACAGCACGGCCCGGCTCTCCAGCCGCCTCGACCGGGCCGGCCTCACCGAGCAGACGTGGAGCACCGCCGGCGGCTGGCAGCGCGGGATCCTGCACACCGTCCTGGCCCGTCGACCGGGCTGA
- a CDS encoding ABC transporter ATP-binding protein, with protein sequence MYIAISVALTIGGVVLSTLGPKILGRATDYVFAGLIGRNLPAGATVEEVVAGLRAQGKDTFADLVAGTPYLVPGQGIDFDALARVIMQVLALYLVAALLMWISVRLVNRISMWTVRDLRSDAEDQVHRLPLSYFDKQPRGEVLSRVTNDLDNVQQVLQQTFGQLLSAAVTVVAILAMMLWISPVLTIIAVLTIPVSVLVTVLIASRSQKLFKAQWAHTGTLNGQVEEAFTGHELVRVFGRREQVTARMREVNEELFDVTWRAQFISGVIMPAMFFIGNLGYVLVAVVGGLRVATGTLSLGSVQAFIQYSRQFTQPVTQVASMANQLQSGVASAERVFELLDEEPQVPDPVDTPPVSASRGRVEFEDVTFSYGPEPLIEDLSLVAEPGQTVAIVGPTGAGKTTLVNLIMRFYELDAGRITLDGRDITSMTRHDLRERIGMVLQDAWTFEGSIRDNIAYGRPGATDAEVHAAAQAAYVDRFVQHLPGGYDTVLDDEGSTVSVGEKQLITIARAFISQPSLLILDEATSSVDTRTELLVQEAMARLRTDRTSFVIAHRLSTIRDADLILVMEQGRIVEQGTHTGLLAAGGAYARLHAAQFRGAAVQVDAEKQAGEVPGAPG encoded by the coding sequence ATGTACATCGCGATCTCCGTGGCGCTCACGATCGGCGGTGTCGTGCTGTCCACCCTGGGGCCCAAGATCCTCGGCCGGGCCACGGACTACGTCTTCGCCGGGCTCATCGGGCGCAACCTGCCCGCCGGGGCGACCGTCGAGGAGGTCGTCGCCGGGCTGCGGGCCCAGGGCAAGGACACCTTCGCCGACCTGGTCGCCGGCACGCCATACCTGGTCCCGGGGCAGGGCATCGACTTCGACGCCCTGGCCCGGGTGATCATGCAGGTGCTGGCCCTCTACCTGGTCGCCGCCCTGCTCATGTGGATCTCGGTGCGACTGGTCAACCGCATCTCGATGTGGACGGTGCGCGACCTGCGCTCCGACGCCGAGGACCAGGTGCACCGGCTGCCCCTGTCCTACTTCGACAAGCAGCCGCGCGGCGAGGTGCTCTCCCGGGTCACCAACGACCTGGACAACGTGCAGCAGGTGCTGCAGCAGACCTTCGGACAGCTGCTCAGCGCGGCCGTCACCGTGGTGGCGATCCTGGCCATGATGCTGTGGATCTCCCCCGTGCTCACCATCATCGCCGTGCTGACCATCCCGGTCTCCGTGCTGGTCACCGTGCTGATCGCCTCGCGCTCGCAGAAGCTGTTCAAGGCGCAGTGGGCGCACACGGGCACGCTCAACGGTCAGGTCGAGGAGGCGTTCACCGGTCATGAGCTGGTGAGGGTCTTCGGGCGTCGCGAGCAGGTGACGGCGCGGATGCGCGAGGTCAACGAGGAGCTCTTCGACGTCACCTGGCGGGCGCAGTTCATCAGCGGCGTCATCATGCCGGCGATGTTCTTCATCGGCAACCTCGGCTACGTCCTCGTGGCCGTCGTCGGTGGCCTGCGGGTGGCGACCGGGACGCTGAGCCTGGGCAGCGTGCAGGCCTTCATCCAGTACTCCCGCCAGTTCACCCAGCCGGTCACGCAGGTCGCCTCGATGGCCAACCAGCTGCAGTCGGGCGTGGCCTCGGCCGAGCGGGTCTTCGAGCTGCTCGACGAGGAGCCGCAGGTGCCGGACCCGGTGGACACCCCGCCGGTGAGCGCGTCCCGCGGACGGGTGGAGTTCGAGGACGTCACCTTCTCCTACGGTCCCGAGCCGCTCATCGAGGACCTCTCCCTCGTGGCCGAGCCCGGGCAGACCGTGGCGATCGTGGGCCCGACCGGAGCCGGCAAGACCACGCTGGTCAACCTCATCATGCGGTTCTACGAGCTGGACGCCGGACGGATCACCCTGGACGGCCGGGACATCACCTCCATGACCCGGCACGACCTGCGCGAGCGGATCGGGATGGTGCTGCAGGACGCGTGGACCTTCGAGGGGTCGATCCGGGACAACATCGCCTACGGCCGACCCGGCGCCACCGATGCGGAGGTGCACGCAGCGGCGCAGGCCGCCTACGTCGACCGGTTCGTCCAGCACCTTCCGGGGGGTTACGACACGGTCCTGGACGACGAGGGGTCGACGGTCTCGGTCGGCGAGAAGCAGCTGATCACGATCGCGCGCGCGTTCATCTCCCAGCCCTCGCTGCTCATCCTCGACGAGGCGACCTCCTCGGTGGACACGCGCACCGAGCTGCTCGTCCAGGAGGCGATGGCCAGGCTGCGCACCGACCGCACCAGCTTCGTCATCGCGCACCGCCTCTCCACCATCCGTGACGCCGACCTCATCCTGGTGATGGAGCAGGGTCGGATCGTCGAGCAGGGCACGCACACCGGGCTGCTCGCTGCTGGCGGTGCCTACGCCCGGCTGCACGCGGCGCAGTTCCGCGGGGCAGCGGTGCAGGTGGACGCCGAGAAGCAGGCGGGCGAGGTGCCCGGCGCGCCCGGCTGA